In one Thermus albus genomic region, the following are encoded:
- the rpmG gene encoding 50S ribosomal protein L33, translating to MASEVRIKILLECTECKRRNYATEKNKRNTTAKLELKKYCPWCDRHTVHKEVKV from the coding sequence GTCCGCATCAAAATCCTCCTGGAGTGCACCGAGTGCAAGCGCCGCAACTACGCCACCGAGAAGAACAAGCGCAACACCACCGCCAAGCTGGAGCTAAAGAAATACTGCCCCTGGTGCGATAGGCACACGGTGCACAAGGAAGTGAAGGTCTGA